The following proteins are co-located in the Manihot esculenta cultivar AM560-2 chromosome 9, M.esculenta_v8, whole genome shotgun sequence genome:
- the LOC110622199 gene encoding chaperone protein dnaJ 6 yields MGKKSKSRVSRDEVELEEEEEGQNENLNQSSTDEKSLYEVLGLERTASQQEIKKAYYKLALRLHPDKNPGDEEAKEKFQQLQKVISILGDEEKRAVYDQTGCVDDADLAGDVVQNLRDFFRTMYKKVTEADIEEFEANYRGSDSEKKDLIDLYKKCKGNMNRLFCSMLCSDPKLDSHRFKDILDEAISAGVVKASKAYQKWAKQVSETKPPTSPLKRKKSNKQSEADLLAIISKRRSERKDQFDSMFSSLVSKYGGSAASEPTEEEFQAAQKKIQSRKASKKSKQK; encoded by the exons ATGGGGAAGAAGAGTAAATCGAGGGTTTCTCGCGATGAAGTAGAactggaagaagaagaagagggacAGAATGAGAATCTTAATCAATCTTCCACAGATGAGAAGAGTCTCTATGAG GTTCTTGGACTTGAGCGGACAGCATCTCAACAGGAAATAAAGAAAGCCTACTATAAGTTGGCCTTGCGGCTACACCCTGACAAAAATCCTGGTGATGAG GAAGCTAAAGAAAAATTTCAGCAATTGCAAAAGGTTATATCAATTCTTGGTGATGAGGAAAAACGTGCTGTCTATGATCAGACTGGTTGTGTTGATGATGCT GATCTTGCAGGGGATGTCGTTCAAAATTTGAGGGATTTTTTCAGAACCATGTACAAAAAG GTCACTGAAGCTGATATAGAAGAGTTTGAAGCAAATTACAGGGGATCTGATTCAGAGAAAAAGGATTTGATTGACCTCTATAAAAAGTGCAAGGGTAATATGAACAG GCTCTTCTGCTCGATGCTCTGTTCTGATCCTAAGCTTGATTCTCACCGATTCAAGGATATTCTGGATGAGGCAATATCTGCAG GGGTAGTGAAGGCAAGCAAAGCATACCAGAAATGGGCTAAGCAAGTATCTGAAACCAAACCACCTACTAGTCCCTTAAAAAGGAAGAA ATCAAATAAACAATCAGAAGCAGATCTACTTGCTATTATATCTAAGCGGCGAAGTGAGAGAAAAGACCAATTTGATTCCATGTTCTCATCTTTGGTGTCCAAATATGGTGGTAGTGCAGCTTCTGAACCCACAGAAGAAGAATTTCAAGCTGCACAGAAGAAAATTCAAAGCCGTAAGGCCTCCAAAAAGTCAAAGCAAAAGTAA
- the LOC110622196 gene encoding serine/threonine-protein kinase Nek6: MDFGSLRFSMEADNSEGKSKMEDYEVIEQIGRGAFGSAFLVLHKAEKKKYVLKKIRLAKQTEKFKATAHQEMDLISKLSNPYIVEYKDSWVDKGSCICIVTAYCEGGDMAEIIKKARGIFFPEEKLCKWLTQLLLAVDYLHSNRVLHRDLKCSNIFLTKENNIRLGDFGLAKLLNTEDLASSVVGTPNYMCPELLADIPYGYKSDIWSLGCCMFEMAAHHPAFRAPDMAGLINKINRSSISPLPIVYSSSLKQIIKSMLRKNPEHRPTAAELLRHPHLQSYLLRCRNASSVFLPIKPINNSKEKTKRKSLSGKPNGGKANKDREAGPHNQPENYHPFERNGVVQQSNQPHIGIPTSTSSAEDNLETKRVDPTSCAVEISDSMTVPKDSPTGSETSICNGDKQVDSSSLLQKDSTEVEFTLKSSWNSEREGEIASGHFQQLQDVKIKVVTAKDQPTFCIQKVAEEAEAEGQAVTAVDSKGLAILALNCIDKDASLDDKSTVSPINKPCEDSECRLKKPESPDVYKEGIHMEYLSSESNDILSCKDEIGAKQDKNKRSMQMEKYDAYEMKVPTPGEISLLNKLAAMHIDETKSEWENAGLQRADALESLLELCARLLKQDKIDELAGVLNPFGEEVVSSRETAIWLTKSLMSQHKFNGGT; encoded by the exons ATGGATTTTGGGTCTTTAAGGTTTTCAATGGAGGCAGATAACAGCGAAGGGAAATCCAAAATGGAAGATTATGAAGTCATTGAACAGATTGGTAGAGGAGCTTTTGGTTCTgcttttcttgttcttcataaaGCTGAGAAAAAGAA GTATGTTTTGAAGAAGATTCGCCTGGCCAAGCAGACTGAGAAGTTCAAGGCAACAGCTCACCAGGAG ATGGACTTGATTTCAAAGCTTAGCAACCCATATATTGTGGAGTATAAAGATTCTTGGGTGGACAAG GGAAGTTGCATATGCATAGTAACGGCCTACTGTGAAGGTGGAGACAT GGCTGAGATTATAAAGAAGGCCAGAGGCATCTTTTTCCCAGAAGAG AAGCTCTGCAAATGGTTGACTCAGTTATTGCTAGCTGTGGACTACCTACACTCTAACCGTGTCCTTCACAGAGATCTTAAG TGCTCCAACATATTCCTTACAAAGGAGAATAATATCCGCCTTG GTGACTTTGGACTTGCAAAGCTGCTTAACACAGAAGACCTTGCATCTTCG GTTGTTGGCACACCTAATTACATGTGTCCTGAGCTGCTAGCAGATATACCTTATGGCTACAAATCCGACATATGGTCACTTG GCTGTTGTATGTTTGAAATGGCAGCTCATCATCCAGCATTTAGAGCTCCT GATATGGCTGGactaatcaacaaaataaacAGATCGTCCATTTCTCCTCTTCCAATTGTGTATTCATCCTCACT GAAACAAATTATTAAGAGCATGCTGAGGAAGAACCCAGAACACAGGCCAACA GCTGCAGAACTGTTAAGACATCCTCATTTGCAATCATATTTACTTCGTTGCCGCAATGCATCTTCTGTGTTTCTTCCAATAAAGCCCATAAACAATTCAAAGGAGAAAACAAAGAGAAAATCATTGTCTGGCAAACCTAACGGTGGCAAAGCCAACAAGGACAGAGAAGCTGGGCCACATAACCAGCCAGAAAATTATCATCCATTTGAAAGAAATGGTGTTGTGCAGCAAAGCAATCAACCTCACATTGGCATCCCGACATCAACATCAAGTGCAGAAGACAACCTTGAGACCAAGAGGGTTGATCCTACAAGCTGTGCTGTGGAAATATCAGATTCTATGACTGTTCCAAAGGACAGTCCTACTGGTTCTGAAACTAGTATTTGCAATGGAGACAAGCAAGTTGATTCTAGCAGTCTACTTCAAAAAGATAGCACTGAAGTTGAGTTTACTTTGAAGAGCTCATGGAATTCTGAACGTGAAGGTGAAATTGCATCTGGGCATTTTCAACAATTGCAAGATGTTAAGATCAAGGTTGTTACTGCAAAAGATCAGCCAACCTTTTGCATCCAAAAAGTTGCTGAAGAAGCTGAAGCAGAGGGACAGGCTGTGACAGCAGTAGATAGCAAGGGATTGGCAATCCTTGCTCTAAATTGCATTGACAAAGACGCTTCCCTTGATGACAAAAGCACAGTGTCACCTATAAACAAACCTTGTGAAGACTCGGAATGTCGTTTAAAGAAACCAGAAAGCCCTGATGTATACAAGGAAGGAATTCATATGGAATACTTATCATCTGAAAGTAATGATATCCTTTCATGTAAAGATGAAATTGGAGCAAAACAAGATAAGAATAAGCGCTCCATGCAAATGGAGAAATATGATGCTTATGAGATGAAGGTACCAACACCAGGTGAAATTTCATTACTCAATAAACTTGCTGCAATGCATATTGACGAAACCAAGAGTGAGTGGGAGAATGCTGGACTGCAAAGAGCTGATGCTCTAGAGTCTTTGCTTGAGCTATGTGCACGGCTACTTAAACAGGACAAAATTGATGAGCTCGCCGGTGTCCTAAACCCATTCGGGGAAGAAGTGGTCTCGTCTAGAGAAACAGCAATTTGGCTGACAAAAAGTCTCATGTCACAGCATAAATTTAATGGAGGAACCTGA
- the LOC110622200 gene encoding arabinogalactan protein 23: MDMKKISFAVLIVAASMSAALIAHAAEGPAVEGPAAEGPAAEGPAAAAGPGASAVAPTSGAAVTSPVVGSLIGAFLLSFFAYYLQ, from the coding sequence ATGGACATGAAGAAGATCTCCTTTGCCGTCCTCATTGTTGCCGCCTCTATGAGCGCAGCCTTGATAGCCCACGCCGCCGAGGGCCCTGCCGTCGAGGGCCCTGCTGCTGAGGGCCCTGCCGCCGAGGGCCCTGCTGCTGCTGCAGGCCCCGGCGCTTCTGCTGTGGCCCCCACCAGCGGAGCTGCCGTGACATCCCCGGTTGTTGGGTCTTTGATCGGAGCTTTCCTTTTGTCCTTCTTTGCCTACTATTTGCAGTAA
- the LOC110622195 gene encoding probably inactive leucine-rich repeat receptor-like protein kinase At5g06940, with the protein MASAFDRYSFLLSLSFTLFIVCSALTEADILLSFKTSIEDPKDSLSSWSSSSNLHYCNWTGVSCATPSSLTVTSLNLPSLNLSGEISSTLCELTNLTLLNLSDNLFNQPIPLHLSQCSSLVTLNLSNNLIWGTIPDQISQFESLRVLDFSRNHIEGKIPESIGSLVKLQVLNLGSNLLSGSVPSVFGNFTELLVLDLSQNAYLVGEIPADIGKLKKLEKLFLQSSGFRGQIPDSFLGLQSLNILDLSQNNLSGVIPPTLGASLKSLVSFDISQNKLSGPFPDGICGAQGLRNLGLHANFFKGPIPSSINECLNLERFQVQNNEFSGDFPDGLWSLSKIKLIRAENNRFSGKIPDSISMAAQLEQVQIDNNSFTSKIPKGLGLVKSLYRFSASLNGFYGELPPNFCDSPVMSIINLSHNSLSGQIPELKKCRKLVSLSLADNSLTGEIPPSLADLPVLTYLDLSDNNLTGSIPQGLQNLKLALFNVSFNKLSGRVPSALISGLPASFLEGNPDLCGPGLPNSCSDELPRHRSSVGLSAMACALISIAVGIGILLVAAGFFVFHRSSKWKSQMGGWNSVFFYPLRVTEHDLVMAMDEKTAAGSSGAFGRVYIISLPSGELVAVKKLVNIGNQTSKALKAEVKTLAKIRHKNIIKVLGFCHSDESIFLIYEYLQKGSLGDLIGEPDCQLQWNVRLRIAIGVAQGLAYLHKDYVPHLLHRNVKSKNILLDAEFEPKLTDFALDRLVGEAAFRSTIASESADSCYNAPELGYSKKATEQMDVYSFGVVLLELVTGRQVEQAEPADSLDIVKWVRRKINITNGAIQVLDSKISNTFQQEMLGALDIAIRCTSVMPEKRPSMVEVVRELVSLSSKAQLPCSDFSMQEENSVPV; encoded by the exons ATGGCTTCTGCTTTCGACAGATACAGTTTCCTTCTTTCTCTCAGCTTCACTCTCTTCATTGTTTGTTCAGCATTGACTGAAGCTGATATACTTCTGTCTTTCAAGACTTCCATTGAAGACCCGAAGGATTCTCTTTCAAGCTGGTCCAGCAGCTCAAATCTCCATTACTGTAACTGGACTGGAGTTTCATGTGCTACCCCATCTTCTCTTACTGTAACTTCTCTCAATCTTCCAAGTCTCAATCTTTCTGGTGAAATCTCTTCTACGTTATGTGAACTGACCAATTTGACACTGTTGAATCTTTCTGATAATCTTTTTAACCAGCCTATTCCTCTACACTTGTCTCAGTGTAGTTCTTTGGTGACTTTGAATCTCAGTAATAATCTCATTTGGGGTACTATCCCAGATCAGATTTCGCAGTTTGAGTCTTTGAGAGTTCTTGATTTTAGCAGGAATCATATAGAGGGAAAAATCCCAGAAAGCATTGGCTCGTTGGTGAAGCTGCAAGTTCTCAACTTGGGAAGCAACTTGCTTTCAGGTAGTGTTCCTTCTGTTTTTGGGAATTTCACAGAGCTTCTTGTTCTTGATTTGTCACAAAATGCATATCTGGTGGGTGAGATTCCTGCTGATATCGGCAAGCTCAAGAAGCTTGAGAAACTGTTTCTGCAAAGCTCTGGTTTTCGTGGTCAAATTCCTGATTCTTTTTTGGGTTTACAAAGTTTAAATATTCTGGACTTGTCTCAGAACAATCTAAGTGGAGTGATTCCTCCAACACTGGGGGCTTCTCTCAAGAGCCTAGTGTCTTTCGATATCTCACAAAACAAGCTTTCAGGGCCTTTTCCAGACGGCATATGCGGTGCACAAGGGCTCAGAAACCTTGGCCTCCATGCTAATTTCTTCAAAGGTCCAATACCCAGCTCAATCAATGAATGCTTGAACCTCGAGAGGTTTCAAGTTCAAAACAATGAGTTTTCTGGTGATTTCCCAGATGGGTTATGGTCATTGAGCAAAATAAAGCTCATTAGAGCTGAAAACAACAGATTTTCTGGTAAAATACCAGATTCAATATCAATGGCAGCTCAATTAGAGCAAGTTCAGATTGACAACAACAGCTTCACTAGTAAAATTCCCAAGGGTCTTGGTTTGGTTAAGAGCTTATACAGATTCTCTGCATCACTTAATGGTTTCTATGGTGAATTGCCTCCTAATTTTTGTGATTCTCCAGTTATGAGTATTATAAATCTCTCCCATAATTCCCTTTCTGGTCAAATTCCTGAACTGAAAAAATGCAGGAAACTGGTTTCATTGTCTTTGGCAGACAATAGTCTTACTGGAGAAATCCCACCATCCCTTGCTGATTTGCCAGTGTTAACTTATCTTGATCTTTCTGATAACAATCTCACCGGTTCAATCCCTCAAGGGCTTCAAAATTTGAAGCTTGCCCTCTTCAATGTATCTTTTAACAAACTTTCTGGCAGAGTCCCTTCTGCTCTAATCTCGGGTCTCCCTGCTTCATTCTTGGAAGGAAATCCTGACCTTTGTGGCCCGGGATTGCCTAATTCGTGCTCGGATGAGCTGCCTAGACACCGCAGTTCAGTTGGCCTCAGTGCAATGGCATGTGCTCTAATCTCTATAGCTGTTGGAATTGGCATTTTGCTTGTTGCTGCTGGTTTCTTCGTTTTCCATCGATCCTCGAAGTGGAAATCGCAAATGGGTGGCTGGAACTCGGTGTTTTTCTATCCTCTTAGAGTAACTGAGCATGATCTTGTTATGGCAATGGATGAGAAAACTGCTGCAGGAAGTAGTGGAGCTTTTGGCAGAGTATATATTATAAGTTTACCAAGTGGAGAACTTGTTGCTGTAAAGAAGCTAGTCAATATTGGGAACCAAACTTCAAAAGCACTGAAGGCTGAGGTCAAGACATTAGCCAAGATCAGACATAAGAACATCATTAAAGTTCTTGGATTTTGCCATTCAGACGAATCAATCTTTCTAATTTATGAATACTTGCAAAAGGGAAGCTTAGGGGATTTAATTGGAGAACCGGATTGTCAGTTGCAATGGAATGTTAGACTGAGGATTGCCATTGGAGTTGCTCAAGGATTAGCATACCTTCACAAGGATTATGTTCCACATTTACTTCACAGAAATGTCAAGTCGAAAAATATTCTTCTTGATGCAGAGTTTGAACCAAAGCTCACTGATTTTGCTCTTGATCGACTCGTTGGCGAAGCTGCATTCCGATCAACCATTGCTTCAGAATCTGCAGATTCTTGTTACAATGCTCCTG AACTTGGATACAGCAAGAAAGCAACAGAGCAAATGGATGTTTACAGCTTTGGTGTTGTGCTACTGGAACTCGTAACCGGGCGTCAAGTCGAGCAGGCTGAACCGGCCGACTCACTCGATATCGTGAAGTGGGTTCGAAGGAAGATCAACATAACAAATGGAGCAATTCAAGTTCTAGATTCTAAGATATCAAACACTTTCCAACAAGAGATGCTAGGAGCTCTAGACATTGCTATTCGTTGCACGTCTGTAATGCCAGAGAAACGGCCATCAATGGTCGAAGTTGTTAGAGAACTTGTATCTCTAAGCTCAAAAGCTCAACTTCCATGTTCAGATTTCTCAATGCAGGAGGAGAATTCAGTTCCAGTTTGA
- the LOC110622197 gene encoding carboxyl-terminal-processing peptidase 3, chloroplastic, protein MEPLPLRSNFDLSPISSALPKPALLPLFSSRRISTSIRPHVSRKWSFYCASSLHTIKQTKPGPQSNAPDFFRSVGRGFIGFAAGAAALASLCCDSPAFAESVTVAFPVSRAREVNTVQRTLVEAWGLIRETFVDPTFNHQDWDLKLQQTMVEMFPLNSADAAYTKISAMLSTLGDPFTRIISPKEYQSFRIGSDGNLQGVGIFINVEPKSGQLVVLSCVEGSPAARAGIHGGDELIEINGERLDGLDSEAAARKLRGRVGTSVTVKVHSVQDSTSDSSIKEVKLPREYIKLSPIASSIIPHRTPDGRQTKTGYVKLSTFSQSAAADMANAVHEMETQGVHSYILDLRNNPGGLVKAGLDVAQIWLDGDETLVNTIDRDGNMLPISMVDGHAVTHDPLVVLINEGSASASEILAGALHDNGRAILVGHKTFGKGKIQSVTELHDGSALFVTVAKYLSPALHDIDQVGIMPDVQCTTEMLNSPKDESSASSLEADSCIMVAEHELDIQESRGTAS, encoded by the exons ATGGAGCCTCTGCCTCTGCGCTCAAATTTCGATCTCTCTCCCATCTCATCGGCGCTTCCAAAACCTGCTTTACTACCTCTATTTTCTTCCCGTCGGATTTCCACCTCAATTAGGCCTCATGTTTCCAGAAAATGGAGCTTTTACTGTGCTTCCTCTCTTCACACCATTAAGCAGACGAAGCCTGGACCCCAATCCAATGCTCCAGATTTCTTCAGATCAGTCGGAAGAGGTTTTATTGGTTTTGCTGCCGGCGCTGCAGCTCTAGCCTCGCTTTGTTGCGACTCTCCCGCGTTTGCTGAGTCTGTAACGGTTGCTTTTCCTGTTTCCCGAGCTCGGGAG GTGAATACAGTTCAAAGAACGCTTGTTGAGGCTTGGGGTTTGATTAGAGAAACATTTGTAGATCCAACATTTAACCATCAAG ATTGGGATTTGAAGTTGCAGCAAACGATGGTAGAAATGTTTCCTTTGAATTCAGCAGATGCTGCATATACTAAAATCAGTGCGATGCTTTCCACTCTTGGGGATCCCTTTACTCGGATTATAAGTCCAAAG GAGTACCAGAGTTTTCGAATTGGAAGTGATGGAAATTTGCAAGGAGTTggaatttttataaatgttgAACCAAAATCCGGCCAGTTG GTTGTTTTGTCTTGCGTAGAGGGTAGCCCAGCTGCTCGTGCTGGCATACATGGAGGAGATGAATTGATTGAGATCAATG GGGAGAGGCTTGATGGTCTGGACAGTGAAGCTGCAGCACGGAAGCTGAGAGGGCGTGTTGGAACATCTGTTACAGTAAAAGTCCACAGC GTGCAAGATTCAACAAGTGATTCTAGTATCAAAGAG GTCAAATTGCCTCGTGAGTACATTAAGCTATCCCCAATAGCCAGCTCCATTATCCCACATAGAACACCAGATGGCCGTCAAACAAAGACTGGTTATGTGAAGCTGTCAACTTTCTCTCAG AGTGCTGCTGCTGATATGGCAAATGCAGTGCATGAAATGGAAACGCAAGGCGTACATTCATACATTCTTGATTTACGGAACAACCCA GGGGGTCTGGTAAAAGCCGGACTTGATGTTGCCCAAATATGGCTGGATGGGGATGAGACTCTTGTGAACACCATTGACAGAGATGGAAATATGCTCCCCATTAGTATGGTGGATGGGCATGCCGTTACACATGATCCACTTGTTGTTCTT ATCAATGAGGGAAGTGCAAGCGCAAGTGAGATTTTAGCTGGAGCACTGCACGACAATGGTCGGGCCATCCTTGTAGGGCACAAAACCTTTGGCAAAGGAAAAATCCAG agTGTGACAGAGTTGCATGATGGATCAGCTCTATTTGTCACAGTTGCTAAGTATCTATCACCTGCACTTCATGACATAGATCAGGTCGGGATAATGCCTGATGTGCAGTGCACAACAGAGATGCTCAATTCACCGAAGGATGAGAGCTCAGCCTCATCTCTTGAAGCAGATTCCTGTATCATGGTAGCTGAACATGAGTTGGATATTCAAGAGTCCAGAGGGACTGCATCTTGA